In the Arthrobacter sp. 31Y genome, one interval contains:
- a CDS encoding ABC transporter ATP-binding protein produces MTEPRHEPTSTPEPPKASAPPQAAPPQDSAPPQDSAPPQEAALPTPPADSAGVAPLVALSIRGLAKRFGEKIAVDGVSLEVPAGSFYGMVGPNGAGKTTTLSMATGLLRPDFGTALVHGVDVWARPLEAKKLMGVLPDGVRLFDRLTGEQLVTYSGLLRGMDRDVVGARVPELLAALDLQADAGTLVVDYSAGMTKKIALASALIHAPRLLVLDEPFESVDPVSAANIRGILEGYVASGGTVIVSSHVMDLVQRMCSHVAVVAGGRVLAAGSVDEVRDGSTLEERFVQLVGGGHRTEGLEWLRTF; encoded by the coding sequence ATGACGGAACCACGCCATGAACCCACGTCCACGCCCGAGCCGCCAAAAGCTTCCGCTCCACCGCAGGCTGCACCGCCACAGGACTCTGCACCGCCACAGGACTCTGCTCCGCCGCAGGAAGCCGCCCTGCCTACGCCCCCAGCGGACTCTGCCGGGGTCGCGCCGTTGGTTGCCCTGTCCATTCGCGGTCTGGCCAAACGATTCGGCGAGAAAATTGCCGTCGACGGCGTGAGCCTGGAGGTTCCTGCGGGCTCCTTCTACGGGATGGTCGGTCCCAACGGTGCAGGCAAGACCACCACGTTGTCCATGGCCACCGGCCTGCTGCGGCCCGACTTTGGCACAGCTTTGGTCCATGGGGTGGACGTCTGGGCGCGGCCGCTGGAAGCCAAGAAGCTCATGGGCGTCCTACCTGATGGGGTGCGTCTATTTGACCGTCTGACCGGCGAACAGTTGGTCACGTACTCGGGACTGCTCCGCGGCATGGACCGTGACGTGGTGGGGGCCCGGGTCCCTGAATTGCTGGCTGCCCTTGATCTCCAGGCAGACGCAGGTACGTTGGTTGTTGACTACTCGGCAGGTATGACCAAGAAAATCGCCTTGGCCTCCGCGCTGATTCACGCACCCCGCCTGCTTGTCCTCGACGAGCCCTTCGAGTCTGTGGATCCTGTCTCTGCCGCCAATATCCGCGGAATCTTGGAGGGGTACGTGGCCTCCGGCGGTACGGTCATTGTGTCTAGTCACGTCATGGATCTTGTGCAGCGTATGTGCAGCCACGTCGCAGTGGTGGCTGGCGGACGTGTTTTGGCGGCCGGGTCCGTGGACGAAGTCCGTGATGGCTCCACGTTGGAGGAACGCTTCGTGCAGTTGGTGGGCGGCGGACACCGGACGGAGGGATTGGAATGGTTGCGCACCTTTTAG
- a CDS encoding alpha/beta hydrolase: protein MTFDPASFVFSPQDAPSDIRASTVLPARRENVEFTTEDGKVLRGELALPESGEITATLITLHPLPTHGGFMDSHVYRKASYRLPALAGVAVLRFNTRGTQSPRGTSDGEFEEGIGERYDVEAAVRFAVERGLPHRWLVGWSFGTELALMYGAVEPVASEIEGAVLLSPPLHRATDVHLKEWAASGKPLTVLVPEHDDYLQPVEAAQRFGLVPQARLVGVDGAKHLWVGEKYAARVLNEIVDDVTPAGSGADGLPREWAGPVAGA, encoded by the coding sequence ATGACTTTCGATCCCGCCTCGTTCGTGTTCAGCCCGCAGGATGCGCCTTCGGACATCCGTGCTTCCACGGTCCTCCCTGCCCGGCGCGAGAATGTGGAGTTCACCACCGAAGACGGCAAGGTGTTGAGGGGTGAACTTGCGCTCCCGGAATCGGGGGAGATTACTGCCACGTTGATCACGCTGCACCCGCTGCCTACGCACGGCGGGTTCATGGATTCGCACGTATACCGGAAGGCCTCGTACAGGCTTCCGGCGCTGGCCGGAGTCGCCGTGCTGAGGTTCAATACGCGTGGTACGCAATCACCGCGCGGTACCAGCGATGGGGAATTCGAAGAAGGTATTGGTGAGCGCTACGACGTCGAGGCCGCTGTGCGGTTCGCCGTGGAACGCGGCTTGCCTCACCGCTGGCTGGTGGGGTGGTCCTTCGGTACTGAACTGGCCCTGATGTACGGGGCGGTGGAGCCGGTAGCCTCGGAGATCGAAGGTGCCGTGTTGTTGTCGCCACCGTTGCACCGGGCCACGGACGTGCACCTCAAGGAGTGGGCCGCCTCCGGGAAACCGCTCACGGTGCTGGTGCCGGAGCACGACGATTATCTGCAGCCGGTGGAAGCAGCTCAGCGGTTCGGTTTGGTGCCGCAGGCCCGTCTTGTCGGCGTCGACGGCGCCAAGCACCTCTGGGTGGGCGAGAAGTACGCCGCGCGTGTCTTGAATGAAATCGTCGACGACGTCACTCCAGCGGGGTCCGGGGCGGACGGTCTTCCTCGGGAATGGGCGGGGCCGGTTGCGGGTGCTTAG
- a CDS encoding N-acetylglucosamine-6-phosphate deacetylase, with the protein MTAATPFPTSSAPSHQIIKGTLVSDGEVVEDGLVAVDGDRIAYAGPASGFNPEEFDGFQSAIRLGIPSGSYLFPGLVDVHCHGGNGGDFPGGEEASARKAVDFLHRSGTTTFLASMVTAPREDLLRGIELYVKLADEGLVAGIHLEGPFLSHARCGAQNPEYLLEPDLELMDELVGAAAGKLSTMTYAPELPGAAALVDLMTSHGVTPSLGHTDCDDATAAASLAAAREGLESAGFDGVSSLPTVTHLFNGMPPMHHRAPGPVAACLRMAQEGKAVVELIADGTHLDPSTVATVFQLVGAANIVLVTDSMAAAGLSDGSYMLGPSPVTVSDGVATLDATGSIAGGTATLLEVVSKTVAAGVGLPDAICSATAVPAAVLGLSDEIGGLRRGLRADVVVTNQDLELTGVMRNGQWLS; encoded by the coding sequence ATGACTGCCGCAACCCCCTTTCCCACTTCCTCCGCGCCAAGCCACCAAATCATCAAAGGAACGCTGGTCAGCGACGGCGAGGTGGTGGAAGACGGCCTGGTTGCGGTCGACGGCGACAGGATCGCCTATGCAGGGCCAGCCAGCGGTTTCAATCCCGAAGAGTTCGACGGTTTTCAAAGTGCCATCCGTTTGGGTATCCCCAGCGGGAGTTATCTCTTCCCCGGCCTCGTTGACGTGCACTGTCACGGCGGCAATGGCGGTGACTTCCCTGGCGGCGAAGAAGCCTCCGCGCGCAAAGCCGTGGATTTCCTTCACCGATCAGGAACTACGACGTTCCTTGCAAGCATGGTCACCGCTCCCCGGGAAGACCTCCTCCGGGGCATCGAGCTCTATGTGAAGCTCGCGGATGAAGGGCTCGTGGCCGGCATTCACCTTGAAGGCCCGTTCCTTTCCCACGCCCGCTGTGGAGCCCAGAATCCGGAATACTTGTTGGAACCGGACCTGGAGCTCATGGACGAGCTGGTGGGTGCCGCGGCCGGCAAGCTATCCACCATGACCTACGCCCCGGAGCTTCCGGGCGCAGCTGCGTTGGTGGACCTGATGACTTCCCACGGCGTCACTCCCTCTTTGGGCCACACAGACTGCGACGACGCTACGGCCGCGGCGTCGCTGGCTGCAGCGCGGGAGGGACTCGAGTCAGCAGGGTTCGACGGCGTCAGCTCGCTGCCCACCGTGACGCACCTCTTTAATGGGATGCCGCCCATGCATCATCGTGCTCCGGGTCCCGTCGCAGCGTGCTTGCGTATGGCCCAGGAAGGAAAGGCAGTGGTTGAACTCATTGCGGACGGAACCCACCTGGACCCGAGCACAGTGGCCACTGTCTTCCAGTTGGTGGGAGCCGCAAACATCGTCCTGGTAACGGATTCCATGGCCGCCGCAGGATTGTCCGATGGCAGCTACATGCTCGGCCCGTCCCCCGTCACCGTCAGCGACGGCGTGGCCACACTCGACGCCACAGGATCCATCGCCGGGGGCACCGCCACCCTTCTGGAAGTCGTCAGCAAGACCGTGGCTGCCGGCGTCGGACTTCCCGATGCGATTTGTTCCGCCACCGCGGTACCCGCGGCCGTTCTTGGTCTATCCGACGAAATTGGCGGGCTCCGCCGGGGACTGCGCGCCGACGTCGTTGTAACAAACCAGGATCTGGAACTGACAGGCGTAATGCGCAATGGTCAGTGGTTGTCTTAG
- a CDS encoding AI-2E family transporter: MKDHMEPRPVDKPGSGAVDSPTEGTAVSEGTAATVPVHTGRWAAISRRLRQPIPGARNRVRFEMPPETESDEGNEGFRPDDDHGFGAPGPRISSQHPVYVGFMGTAGVGIALAVFYIASNTTQLILWIVAALFIALGLDPVVRWLEGRKVPRPAGILISVSALVLAVAGFFATLIPTIVEQVSEIVRQAPEWIRSFLDSDFFRNADSQFGVRDRITTELDKFVKDPEAMGGIFGGVVGFGSTVANGLFGSLIVLVLSLYFLAALPSMKKWAYRLAPRSRRPRVEALSEAITDSVGNYVIGQVCVALLNAIFAFILMTILGIPFSVLLAFVVALLAFIPLVGGMIAAVVVILVALTAGWQTAVIYAIAYFAYLQFEAYFISPRIMQRAVAVPGAVAVISVIAGGSLLGVLGALIAIPTAAAIMLLIKEVFIVRQDRH; the protein is encoded by the coding sequence GTGAAAGACCACATGGAGCCCCGTCCCGTCGATAAGCCCGGGTCAGGTGCCGTGGATTCCCCTACCGAGGGCACTGCCGTCTCCGAAGGCACCGCTGCGACGGTTCCCGTTCACACCGGGCGGTGGGCTGCCATCAGCCGAAGGCTCCGTCAGCCCATCCCAGGAGCCCGGAACCGGGTGCGCTTTGAGATGCCCCCGGAAACTGAATCCGACGAGGGCAACGAGGGCTTCCGGCCCGATGACGACCACGGCTTCGGCGCCCCCGGCCCGCGGATATCATCCCAGCATCCTGTATACGTCGGATTCATGGGTACCGCCGGCGTCGGCATTGCCCTGGCAGTGTTCTACATTGCCAGCAACACCACCCAACTCATCTTGTGGATCGTGGCGGCACTGTTCATCGCTCTGGGACTTGATCCTGTGGTGCGTTGGCTTGAAGGCCGTAAAGTCCCCCGACCCGCCGGCATCCTCATCTCCGTCTCGGCGCTTGTGCTCGCGGTGGCTGGATTCTTTGCCACACTGATCCCCACCATCGTTGAACAGGTTTCGGAGATCGTCCGCCAAGCCCCTGAATGGATCCGGAGCTTCCTCGACTCGGATTTCTTCCGCAACGCAGACAGCCAATTTGGAGTCCGGGACCGCATCACCACTGAGCTGGACAAATTCGTCAAGGACCCTGAAGCGATGGGCGGCATCTTCGGCGGTGTGGTCGGTTTTGGTTCCACGGTGGCCAATGGCCTGTTCGGTTCACTGATCGTCCTGGTTCTGAGCCTTTACTTCCTGGCCGCCTTGCCATCCATGAAGAAGTGGGCCTACCGCCTCGCTCCCCGGTCCCGCCGCCCGCGTGTTGAGGCGCTGTCCGAAGCGATCACGGATTCTGTGGGCAACTACGTCATTGGCCAAGTCTGCGTCGCGCTCCTGAACGCGATCTTCGCCTTCATCCTGATGACCATCCTGGGCATCCCTTTCAGCGTCCTGCTTGCGTTCGTCGTTGCCCTGCTTGCATTCATTCCGTTGGTAGGTGGCATGATCGCCGCTGTGGTGGTCATCCTGGTAGCACTCACCGCAGGCTGGCAGACAGCCGTGATTTACGCGATCGCATACTTCGCCTACCTCCAGTTCGAGGCATACTTCATCTCGCCGCGCATCATGCAACGGGCAGTGGCGGTACCGGGCGCGGTGGCAGTGATCTCGGTCATCGCCGGCGGCAGCCTGCTCGGGGTGCTTGGCGCGCTCATCGCCATTCCCACCGCGGCAGCGATCATGCTGCTGATCAAGGAAGTCTTCATCGTCCGCCAAGACCGGCACTGA
- a CDS encoding DUF3039 domain-containing protein: MFGMTTLPPDPFENDPMRELSGAGTSTATIEREETRQEVEPGDRERFSHYVRKEKIMESALSGEPVIALCGKVWTPGRDPKKFPVCPECKEIYEGLRPGNDGGNNGGSGNSK, from the coding sequence ATGTTTGGCATGACTACGCTTCCTCCGGATCCATTCGAAAACGACCCCATGCGAGAGCTTTCCGGAGCCGGAACGTCCACTGCCACCATTGAGCGCGAGGAAACGCGCCAGGAAGTGGAGCCCGGCGACCGCGAGCGGTTTTCGCACTACGTCCGCAAGGAAAAGATCATGGAGTCGGCCCTGTCCGGCGAGCCCGTCATTGCCCTGTGCGGCAAGGTCTGGACGCCGGGACGCGATCCCAAGAAGTTCCCGGTCTGCCCGGAGTGCAAGGAGATTTACGAAGGTCTCCGCCCAGGCAATGACGGTGGAAACAACGGCGGCTCGGGCAATTCCAAGTAG
- the nagB gene encoding glucosamine-6-phosphate deaminase → MEVVILPGTKQIGALAADAIESLVRRKPNAVLGLATGSSPLPIYDELASRYEAGGLDFSQAHGFALDEYVGLEAGHPESYREVIRREFTNRVNIKPVNVHGPDGAAEDLEAACQGYEDAIKAVGGVDLQILGVGTDGHIGFNEPGSSLASRTRIKTLIEQTRKDNARFFDSIDDVPHHVVTQGLGTIMDARHVVLVATGAQKAQAVRDFVEGPVAAICAASILQMHPHATILVDEAAASSLKLADYYRHTYDNKPEWQGL, encoded by the coding sequence ATGGAAGTTGTCATTCTCCCTGGCACCAAGCAGATCGGTGCACTTGCAGCCGATGCCATCGAATCGCTGGTCCGCCGTAAGCCCAATGCTGTGCTGGGCTTGGCAACGGGTTCGTCCCCTCTGCCCATCTACGACGAATTGGCCAGCCGCTACGAGGCCGGGGGGTTGGACTTCAGCCAGGCGCATGGCTTCGCATTGGATGAATACGTAGGGCTTGAAGCAGGACATCCCGAGTCCTACCGCGAGGTCATCCGGCGCGAGTTCACCAACCGGGTGAATATTAAGCCGGTAAACGTCCACGGGCCAGACGGTGCAGCCGAAGACCTTGAGGCCGCATGTCAGGGCTACGAGGACGCAATCAAGGCTGTGGGCGGAGTAGATCTCCAGATCCTGGGCGTGGGGACAGACGGGCATATCGGCTTCAACGAGCCCGGGTCCTCCCTGGCATCCCGGACGCGCATCAAAACGTTGATCGAGCAGACCCGGAAGGACAACGCCCGCTTCTTCGACAGCATCGATGACGTTCCCCATCACGTGGTCACCCAAGGATTAGGAACCATCATGGACGCCCGCCATGTGGTGTTGGTCGCAACAGGCGCCCAGAAAGCCCAGGCTGTCCGGGATTTCGTAGAGGGACCGGTAGCTGCCATTTGCGCCGCATCCATCCTTCAGATGCACCCGCACGCCACGATTCTGGTGGATGAGGCGGCCGCGTCATCGCTGAAACTGGCCGATTATTATCGGCACACCTATGACAACAAGCCTGAGTGGCAGGGACTGTAG
- a CDS encoding tetratricopeptide repeat protein, whose protein sequence is MSSPGYRPTPAAASQLNLRGAVDLSSLRRPAAPSAPAPSASADGGSPAGGTPPGGETGKAPLRVDATESNFQDLVQLSAQIPVLFILWSSYAPESPAVLDAAERVVESYGGRLVLAAADVDTFPQLAQAFQVQAVPTAVAVVKGQPVPLFQGPADDEQIRNLVEELLKVAAANGVTGSMGDAAADGEDAEPAPLPPLHQAAIDAIEAGDYAAAVAAYKQALLDQPADADAKAGLAQVELMARLDKLSAPEAESLRDLAAKEPDNLQAQLTVADLDISGGHIDDAFKRIITFIGRNFGPERETARVRLLELFEVVGTQDERVAKARQGLARVLF, encoded by the coding sequence ATGAGTTCGCCCGGATACCGACCCACTCCAGCCGCTGCCAGCCAGCTCAATCTTCGCGGTGCCGTTGACTTGTCGTCATTGCGCCGCCCGGCCGCCCCGTCAGCGCCCGCGCCCTCTGCTTCTGCGGACGGCGGATCGCCTGCCGGTGGCACCCCGCCTGGTGGCGAAACCGGTAAAGCGCCACTCCGAGTGGATGCCACCGAATCAAATTTCCAGGATCTGGTGCAGTTATCTGCGCAGATCCCCGTGCTCTTCATCCTTTGGTCGAGCTACGCACCGGAGTCACCCGCCGTACTCGATGCTGCCGAACGCGTTGTCGAGAGTTACGGTGGGCGCCTGGTACTTGCGGCCGCCGATGTTGACACCTTCCCGCAGTTGGCTCAGGCCTTCCAGGTTCAGGCCGTCCCCACAGCGGTTGCTGTGGTGAAGGGACAGCCCGTTCCGCTCTTCCAAGGACCTGCTGATGACGAGCAGATCCGTAACCTGGTGGAGGAACTTCTCAAGGTTGCTGCAGCCAACGGGGTCACCGGCAGCATGGGTGATGCTGCGGCAGATGGGGAGGACGCGGAGCCCGCACCACTTCCGCCGCTTCACCAAGCGGCCATTGACGCGATCGAGGCCGGCGACTACGCCGCTGCAGTAGCGGCCTACAAGCAGGCTCTTCTCGATCAGCCCGCAGACGCTGATGCCAAAGCCGGCTTGGCTCAGGTCGAGCTCATGGCAAGGTTGGACAAGCTTTCCGCACCCGAGGCTGAGAGCCTCCGCGACCTCGCCGCCAAAGAACCTGACAACCTCCAGGCCCAGTTGACCGTTGCTGACCTCGACATCTCCGGCGGCCACATCGACGACGCCTTCAAACGCATCATCACGTTCATCGGCAGGAACTTCGGTCCCGAGCGGGAAACGGCCCGGGTCCGGCTCCTTGAGCTTTTCGAGGTCGTCGGGACGCAGGACGAGCGTGTGGCCAAGGCCCGCCAGGGGCTCGCGAGGGTCCTCTTCTAG
- the nucS gene encoding endonuclease NucS, with product MRLVIARCSVDYVGRLKAHLPLATRLLLVKADGSVLVHSDGGSYKPLNWMSPPATLRVTTPEETEVEEGVVEQWIVQSTKTDDRLIINIYEQLHDTSHDLGTDPGLIKDGVEADLQRLLAEQIELLGSGYSLIRREYFTAIGPVDILARDAKGATVAVELKRRGDIDGVEQLTRYLELLNRDPLLAPVRGIFAAQQIKPQAKVLANDRGIDCVTLDYDAMRGVDDSESRLF from the coding sequence GTGCGACTCGTCATAGCCCGTTGTTCTGTTGATTACGTTGGCCGCCTCAAGGCCCATCTCCCCCTCGCCACCCGGCTGCTGCTGGTCAAGGCTGATGGCTCGGTGTTGGTGCATTCGGACGGTGGCTCCTACAAGCCGCTGAACTGGATGAGCCCTCCGGCCACGCTTCGGGTCACCACACCGGAGGAGACGGAAGTGGAGGAAGGCGTGGTGGAACAGTGGATTGTTCAGTCCACCAAGACCGATGACCGCCTCATCATCAACATCTACGAGCAACTACATGACACCTCACACGATCTCGGTACCGATCCCGGCCTGATCAAGGACGGAGTGGAAGCGGACCTCCAGCGGCTCCTTGCAGAGCAGATCGAGCTGCTCGGATCCGGATACTCCCTGATACGGCGCGAGTACTTCACCGCAATCGGCCCTGTGGACATTTTGGCCAGGGACGCCAAGGGTGCCACGGTGGCCGTTGAGTTGAAACGCCGGGGCGACATTGACGGCGTTGAGCAGCTCACGCGCTACCTCGAACTGCTCAATCGAGATCCGCTGCTTGCCCCGGTTCGTGGGATTTTCGCCGCACAGCAGATCAAGCCACAGGCGAAGGTGCTGGCAAACGATCGCGGTATTGACTGCGTCACGTTGGATTATGACGCCATGCGCGGCGTGGATGACAGCGAGTCGCGGCTCTTCTAG
- a CDS encoding cold-shock protein produces MALGTVKWFNAEKGFGFITPDDADGDVFVHYSEIQTGGFKTLDENQRVQFEIGQGAKGPQATGVTVV; encoded by the coding sequence ATGGCACTGGGAACCGTCAAGTGGTTCAACGCCGAAAAGGGTTTCGGCTTCATCACCCCGGATGACGCGGATGGCGACGTTTTCGTTCACTATTCCGAGATCCAGACCGGTGGCTTCAAGACCCTCGATGAGAACCAGCGCGTTCAGTTCGAGATCGGTCAGGGAGCCAAGGGCCCCCAGGCAACCGGCGTTACGGTCGTCTAG
- a CDS encoding NADH:flavin oxidoreductase/NADH oxidase translates to MPSALFTPLQLRSLTVAHRGWVSPMCQYSCHPETGEGVPNDWHLMHLGSFAAGGAALILTEAAAVNAAGRISPLDAGLYSDEQAAGWERMVAFVHRHGAVDAKIGVQLAHAGRKASTYWPFSDRSGSVPEGDGGWVTVGPSSDPFDGYASPEVMSEEDIHGVVGDFAAAASRAVAAGFDTVEIHGAHGYLLHQFQSPLINTRTDAWGGSEEGRNRLMLTVVDAVREVIPDSMPLLLRISASDWAEGGVDVEASVRLARAAAERGVDLVDVSSGGAVAHQQIRAVPGYQAGFAQQVKNDAGVLTGAVGLLTSPTQAEDIVANGRADAVFMARAALRDPHWWLRAAYELGHDIPWVPQYQRALPRHGF, encoded by the coding sequence GTGCCGTCCGCGCTGTTCACGCCGCTCCAGCTGCGCTCCCTCACCGTTGCCCACCGTGGTTGGGTATCGCCCATGTGCCAGTACAGCTGTCACCCGGAGACCGGAGAGGGCGTCCCTAACGACTGGCACTTGATGCACTTGGGTTCTTTTGCGGCCGGCGGTGCCGCGTTGATCCTGACTGAGGCAGCTGCGGTGAACGCGGCAGGCAGGATCAGCCCGCTGGACGCCGGCCTGTACTCCGATGAACAGGCTGCCGGATGGGAACGGATGGTGGCCTTTGTCCACCGGCATGGCGCCGTCGACGCCAAGATAGGTGTCCAGCTCGCCCACGCGGGACGCAAGGCATCCACGTATTGGCCGTTTTCAGATCGCTCGGGCTCTGTTCCGGAAGGCGATGGAGGCTGGGTCACCGTTGGGCCAAGCAGCGATCCTTTTGATGGCTATGCTTCGCCGGAAGTAATGAGCGAAGAGGATATCCACGGTGTGGTGGGCGATTTTGCCGCCGCTGCCAGCCGCGCTGTGGCTGCCGGTTTCGACACCGTGGAGATCCACGGCGCCCATGGGTATCTGCTGCACCAGTTCCAGAGCCCGCTCATCAACACACGGACGGACGCCTGGGGTGGCAGCGAGGAAGGGCGCAACCGGCTGATGCTCACAGTGGTGGATGCGGTCAGGGAAGTCATTCCTGACTCCATGCCGCTTCTGCTGCGTATCTCGGCCTCGGACTGGGCCGAAGGCGGCGTTGACGTGGAGGCCTCTGTGCGACTTGCCCGCGCTGCTGCTGAACGTGGGGTTGACTTGGTGGACGTCTCCAGTGGCGGTGCCGTGGCGCATCAACAGATCAGGGCGGTGCCCGGCTACCAGGCAGGGTTCGCCCAGCAGGTAAAGAACGACGCCGGCGTCCTCACCGGAGCGGTGGGTTTGCTGACGAGCCCCACTCAGGCCGAGGACATTGTGGCCAACGGAAGGGCTGACGCGGTTTTCATGGCCCGTGCCGCATTACGGGATCCGCACTGGTGGCTCAGGGCTGCCTACGAATTAGGTCATGATATTCCGTGGGTTCCGCAGTACCAGCGGGCCCTTCCCCGCCACGGGTTCTAG